AACAAATGCAGCAAATACGTTGCATTTGGAAGGACGATCTCAGGATGCTGCTGCTTTGGAGAGTACGTCAACAAGTGCACAAACAATGGTAGCACATAACTGGCAGGGTACAAAGGCAACAATGCGCGAAAGAATTGTTTTTCTGTTCAATAATGAAATATTGTCAGATGTGAGCTTCATAGTTGGAAGAGGAGCACAGAAGCAGCGCATACCAGCTCATAAACTAGTCTTGTCTTCTGGAAGTGCCGTTTTTGATGCAATGTTTAATGGAACACTTGCAACCGCTTCTTCAGAGATAGAAGTACCTGATGTAGAACCCGCTGCTTTTTTGGcagtgcttctctttttatataCAGATGAGATACAGATAGATCCTGAAACTGTGATGACCACATTATATACAGCTAAGAAATATGCAGTTTCTGCTCTGGAGAAACACTGTGTGGATTATCTGAAAAATAATTTAACCAGTGATAATGCATTTCTGCTATTGACACAAGCTCGCCTTTTCGATGAACCTCAACTTGCTGCAGTATGCTTGGATACTATTGATAGATTTACTACAGAAGCATTGAATGCCGATGGATTTACAGATATTGATATTGATACATTAAAGATTGTTTTGGAGAGAGATACTCTTCGTGTTAGAGAATCTAAAATATTCCAAGCAGTTCTAAGGTACATAGGGAAAGGTCTAATTATTTATTCAACATGTACTAGGTCATCCAGAATGTTtcaacatttattttatatgaatACAATATTGAATTACTATATGCATATACTCATTTATTATTCTAAACAGGTGGTCAGAAGCGGAATGTATAAGACATAGACTACCTGTTACTCCTGAAAATCAAAGATATGTGCTGGGTAGTGCTTTCTCACTGATACGTTTCCCTTTGATGTCGAAGGAAGAATTCACAGCAGGTCCAGCACAATCTGGACTTTTAAATTATTCGGAGGCTGGTATCACCTACATAATTTAACATGTATTCTACACATGTTtatgaaattatttaaaaatacatgTATTTTTAGGTTCTTTctttattttcatattttatattaaatCCAAAGCCAGTGGTAGGATTTCAAACAATGCCGCGATGTTGTATGACTGGTAAAGAACAAACAGTATGCAGATTTCAGCATACCAAAAGTAGATGGGGATATAATggtacaagtgatcgtataaGGTGATTCTTAAAATAAATACTTTCTTAGCTTTTCTTCTTTTGGAGGAAAAAGTTCTGGCACTATTTATAGAATATTACGATAATATTTCGTTAAATTGTATATGTAATTTTTGATTTTGTAGATTTAGCGTTGATAGACGTATATTTCTTATTGGATACGGAGTTTACGGTAGCATGCATGGTCCAGCGATATACGAAGTATTAATAGAATTAATGCACACTGCTTCCGGAAAAGTGATTGCTACAAATTCAACAAATTTTAGCTGTGATGGTTCAAAGTACACTTATCGCTTAATGTTTAAGGAATTAGCAGAAATTTTACCAAACACGATTTACACGGCATCGGCAACATTTAAAGTCTGTAATCGCATATACTACATTTTATTGTTTGCAATCGACTTGTATATTGTATTTTTACTATCGCATCGTAATTATTTCAGGGTCCTTATTCCCATTATGGAACAAAGGGTCTAAAAACAGTCATGGTGGATAGTGATTCAGGGAATGGAAaggttaaatttgaatttagtaTTGAGGCTGGCGATAATAATGGAACATCTACCGATGAAGGACAGATTCCCGAGCTTATATTTTACACTTAATCACTCGCGTACACGACGATGACATTCCTTTTATCAGCTTCATTGTCTTTCAAAtcttattaatattaaattgcGTTGTACAACAAATTTTTATATGTCACTCTTCTTTgtcaattatatattttattatcatTGAGTGCGGTGCTTCAAGCGACAAAAAATATTTACGCGTTTTTTTAAGATGTTCACACTGAAAGTGTAAAAAGAATGCTTTATAGATTATACTTAGTTGAATGTGTCGAAAGAGAAATCTGTAGATCTCAAAAGGGCCTTATTGGGAGATGAGACTGATTCGTACCACTGATGTAAAATTAAAGTTGTAGTGGATCGTTTATTTTCTAGTTGATTAACTTAATGGTTAATTTCTTCAAAAAGAAAAAGTAACTAAAACTTAATTTCCTGTTAAACCCTGGTAACTAATTGGTATGGAGGGTTTTAAGAGCAAATAAGTTTTAAACAAGCTTGAAGAAGGTAGCCATATATCAAGAACAAGTTACAAATATCAATACTTACAACTGAGACAAtctatttttctattttttaaaaCAGTATGTACACAAGTGGTAAATTTGTACTATAGTTACTGTTATTGTACTGTAGTTACAATATTGCGTGAGAAAGGATAGAGACGGATTTTTATTgtcattgtttaaaaaaaatcaTTTCATTTAGTGATTTCTTTTGACTAACACATAAGATAATGTAAAATTGAAATTGTTAACGTTCTGCATGAAATAATGGTATAACACTACAGCTTATCGAGTATTTTTTAGAAGAATTGTTACTAACAAAAAATGTCTATAAATTTTGGTAGAGAGCTATGTATTGTCTATACACACGTAGTAATTAAGTGGAAGCAATATATTGTTATTTTTATTAGCATTACTTGAAATTTGAGAATTGTAAAAGTAATAGTAAGAAAAGTTAATGCAGTTTTTCATCAGGAAATTAGTCAGAATAAATGTTCCAagtttattctttgtatttattAATTTCCAAGACTAGTTTATATTTGTATAATCAGACGATATTACCAATTTATACCGATGGTTCGTCGGTAGATTATGTCAGTTCCGGTATTGTTATCGAGATGACGCTGTGGGTAACGAAATCTCTGTCACAGTTGTCTGTAGTGGACTAATGCGTGCGAGCTCTTGCGAACGCGAATTCTGTTTTTGCTAAATATTCTTGTGTATGTATTGTTTAAAATAACGTGTAGCtggtataataaaattaatagcaTGTAAGAGTGATGAATATTTAATTATCACAATTAAATAAAAGGGagaattaaaattattaattgcTTAATTATACAAACACTGTGTTTGTGATACTAATACACAGCATTAATATGGCAACTTCATTTTGATACGTGCAAGTCTATCAGTGTCATAGCGTCTCATACAAGTGATAGTAGTAAAAGAATGGTAGTAATTGACTTGTAGTGTCGGTTAATATTTTTTTGCGAGATCGTATTAATATTAAGTCGTTGTTAAACGCTACAATCTTACATTCATCATGAAATCCTAATTCATGTTTAGATTTTATTAATTGATTAGGTACGTATGACAATATAGTCTGAATCATTCATGCTTAATTAGAGATTTATTGGAATCAAATCATAACCTAGAATCTGCATAATTTTACGTGATCTCCTTTAGGAAGTAAACCAGTTCTTTTATTTCCTAAAACAGGGACACAACATTGATGTGATGTTAATTTTGTGCATGTGTTGACGTTATGAGAAGAAAGATATTTGATAAGGCTGTATATATTCCATCTCCATGGCTAAAGGAAAATTAAGGGGTTCAGACTCGAATAACAAGGTACGTTTGAGAAATAAATGTACTCCAATGTAATGATTAAATTTACTCTGATTAAACTAATATGCTTCCAATAACAGTTAACTGGTTCGAATGCAACTTTTAAAAATGGGGAAACATATACATCAGAGTTTGAAATTAATGAAATACCACCTAGTGCCCGCACATTGCTTACAAAGGGCTACACGCAGGATGAAATCAATTCTTACTCAGGTACATTCTTAtgatttgtaatattcaatttctAACACTTAATTTGCAGTATTTTGTTTGTTATTTAATGACGGTATGTAAGAATCTTATATTTGGCATTTTGAATAAATTTTAGGTGCTACTGTTTCAACCCGTGGACGTTTTATGACAGAACAAGAGAAATTACGTTGCCCTAATGAACGTCCTTTATACCTTTACATACAAGGGCATACGAAACATAATGTAGACTGTGTGTTTCATTCTTGTTCTTTTGTCTTGTACATTGTTGATAGTTTAGGAGTATTTATTTGATTTTTTTACAGTGGCTATAcaaaaaattaatgaaatcaTTAAAACAGAACATCAAAGTTCTTTGAATAGGCCAAGTAGGTTTACTAATGCACCACCACCTCTTATGAGTTTACATTCTGCAGTTACATCCGTGGTATATAGCGCTTTTATCAAACATATGTTAACTTTATTTGCATGCATGTATCATTTGAACTTTTCATTATTACCTCCTTATTTGTTGTAGGAAAAAATATGTGTTGGTATAGAAAATGCTCCAGAAGGGTTTGATTTAAGAGGTAGAATTATAGGTGCCGGTGGAGCTAATTTGTTATACATTAGAGGTGAAACAGGTGCAAATGTAACTCTAAGAGGAAGAGGATCACAGTTCATTGATCCGGTATTAGGAACTGAATCTCCAGAACCATTACATTTATATATAGAGTAAGATCATTTACAGATTatctttaataataattttaagcTTGTGTTGGCGAAATATatgatattttttatttgtatagGCATCCAAAGCCAGAAGCATTACAAAATGCTAAACAATTAGCAATTAATTTAATTCAAACAATGCAATCAGAATTACAATCATACATACAGCAACAACCACCACCAGTACAATCACAGCAAGTTATAGAACAGTCGCAAATACAACAAAGTATGAATCAACTGTATCTCATAAACGTATTACCGCGTGATTATACATTTTCATTTGTTGCCAACTTTCATCTTTTATAGCACAATTTCAAACCATGAACATTGGTACTTTGGGACAGCCTAATGTTGTTACTATACAACATCAAGGTAGAGCACATACACTAATAGTTCATGGCTGTTAGAAATTCTGTCTGTAACGGTTGCAAACCATTCTTAACAGATATTATACAACATCCTCAAAGTAGTGTAGTAACATTGCCAGCAACCATTCTCACTGCTACAGTAGCTGGCGCACCAGGATCTGGTATAACAGTGCCTCCACCTGGAGTACACATTCCTTCCCATTCTGGACCATTAGTACCACCACCACAAGGACAGGTAATATTTAAATGTACTGTTTCTTTCAATAATCTTTGAGgaggtattcactccaattggatttaaaaaaattgatttTATTTAGTAGTCTTCTattatgattgaatattttGTACAAAGGAAATACAAACGTTCATGCCACCTCCACCAGTTGGACAAGTGCAATTAATTGGGCCCCCATCGACAGTAAGTCAAGTGCAATATCAAATCCACCCTGGACAACCACTACAAATTCAAGGAATTCAACCTGGATCACAGTCGTCACCACAACCTGTGACTCAAATGTATGTTATGAGTCAACCACCGCCGCAGAGTCCGGCTCAACAGAACTTCATTACAAGTAGCAGTGCACCAGTTAGCGGTGCGGTTTCTTACGTTTACACACAACCTAATGTACAAAGACCGTCTACACCACCACAAGGGATAATCGAGGCTGTCAACGTGAATTTGCAACAACCACCACCGGCTACTCCTCTTAATATAACGCAGCAACCGCCTCCTCCGTTGCTACACCTTCACTTCCCACCACCAAATTTTCCTCCAAATCAACCGCCACCTCCAGTACCGCAAACTTATCAAATACAGTATCAGCAGGTGCAAGCGCCTGCGTCACAATCTCAAACGCAATTCGTATTACAACCTGGAGAGCATATCGTTCCGCCACAGTTGCAACAAAATCACGAACAGTCTCAGGCGGTGGCTCAGCACATGCTGCCACCGCAGTTTGAAGGTCATGCGCCTCAGTTCCATTTACAAGTACCGCCCCCGTCTACGCAGACGTTTTTAGTCCCTAACGCTCAATCGCCTCAACATCCTCAACAACATCCTATTCCTCCCGGAGGTGAGGTTCAACACCAACAAGAAGGAGCGGTAGACCAGGGGCCACAACCGCAGCCAGTACCACCTCCGCAAATCGTACCACCGCCTGCTGCTCAAATGCCAAATTCTATGAACGTTCTTACCAGTATACCACCGCCTAATCAGGCACCTCCACCACAGAATGCTCCGTGGTTGTACCAAGCGCAACAGCCGCAACAGATGTTGCAATCACAAGGTCAACTGCAGGTAACGTATTATGGTCCTAAATTGAACAGATAATTCAGCTTAATTAAAGTGTGCTTCATATCCGTGCATCATGTTGTATACGAATAAGAATGCAAAACCTTAATTTTACAGGTCCAGATGCCACCCGCAAATATGCCTCTACATAATGTACCCCCACCGCAAGTACACGCGCAGATACAGTATCATGCTCAGCATATGCAATACCAGAACGGTCATATGACACCTCAAGTACATTACACGGTTCAACCACCACCTCAGCAATTCGAGCAAAAGCCTGATTCACCGGAACAAAAGTCTCATGGTGTAAAGAGAAGGTTTTCAGACGTTGAAACAAATCCGGTTAGCATTCAGAGTTTATTATCTTATAAACAGGATATCTATTATTAAATAAAGTAttgaaaattgaaatgttttttttttttcatacggACAATAGGAAGCATCGCCATATCAGTGTGGTCCACTGCCTGCTCAACGTCACGGGACAGGGTAAGTAAAATCGTTGAAATtttcgtttatatatttttataacttATTAGCATAATTCATCTATTTTTAtgtat
The window above is part of the Xylocopa sonorina isolate GNS202 chromosome 3, iyXylSono1_principal, whole genome shotgun sequence genome. Proteins encoded here:
- the LOC143433533 gene encoding uncharacterized protein LOC143433533 isoform X4, giving the protein MAKGKLRGSDSNNKLTGSNATFKNGETYTSEFEINEIPPSARTLLTKGYTQDEINSYSGATVSTRGRFMTEQEKLRCPNERPLYLYIQGHTKHNVDLAIQKINEIIKTEHQSSLNRPSRFTNAPPPLMSLHSAVTSVEKICVGIENAPEGFDLRGRIIGAGGANLLYIRGETGANVTLRGRGSQFIDPVLGTESPEPLHLYIEHPKPEALQNAKQLAINLIQTMQSELQSYIQQQPPPVQSQQVIEQSQIQQIAGAPGSGITVPPPGVHIPSHSGPLVPPPQGQEIQTFMPPPPVGQVQLIGPPSTVSQVQYQIHPGQPLQIQGIQPGSQSSPQPVTQMYVMSQPPPQSPAQQNFITSSSAPVSGAVSYVYTQPNVQRPSTPPQGIIEAVNVNLQQPPPATPLNITQQPPPPLLHLHFPPPNFPPNQPPPPVPQTYQIQYQQVQAPASQSQTQFVLQPGEHIVPPQLQQNHEQSQAVAQHMLPPQFEGHAPQFHLQVPPPSTQTFLVPNAQSPQHPQQHPIPPGGEVQHQQEGAVDQGPQPQPVPPPQIVPPPAAQMPNSMNVLTSIPPPNQAPPPQNAPWLYQAQQPQQMLQSQGQLQVQMPPANMPLHNVPPPQVHAQIQYHAQHMQYQNGHMTPQVHYTVQPPPQQFEQKPDSPEQKSHGVKRRFSDVETNPEASPYQCGPLPAQRHGTGEGDRQQQVLHGPSPTTAGLPHGDRNKLLMPPPHPGEKRSLDQKSAGMSSGNEQNTIGDSVNMHPGGGPPLPPPLPPQAPWQTHHVRVPWGRPPPMPRDDHQGGCPTLPPTNMPPPQIRPRGHIEGNRSPVQNAILEHPLNVEYNQMPPYTTKPPPYNSHPLMQSICNPPPPPPPHHQQRPQHPPQTVQHYQVPISQTYQPPTSCPPWMN
- the LOC143433533 gene encoding uncharacterized protein LOC143433533 isoform X2 encodes the protein MAKGKLRGSDSNNKLTGSNATFKNGETYTSEFEINEIPPSARTLLTKGYTQDEINSYSGATVSTRGRFMTEQEKLRCPNERPLYLYIQGHTKHNVDLAIQKINEIIKTEHQSSLNRPSRFTNAPPPLMSLHSAVTSVEKICVGIENAPEGFDLRGRIIGAGGANLLYIRGETGANVTLRGRGSQFIDPVLGTESPEPLHLYIEHPKPEALQNAKQLAINLIQTMQSELQSYIQQQPPPVQSQQVIEQSQIQQTQFQTMNIGTLGQPNVVTIQHQDIIQHPQSSVVTLPATILTATVAGAPGSGITVPPPGVHIPSHSGPLVPPPQGQEIQTFMPPPPVGQVQLIGPPSTVSQVQYQIHPGQPLQIQGIQPGSQSSPQPVTQMYVMSQPPPQSPAQQNFITSSSAPVSGAVSYVYTQPNVQRPSTPPQGIIEAVNVNLQQPPPATPLNITQQPPPPLLHLHFPPPNFPPNQPPPPVPQTYQIQYQQVQAPASQSQTQFVLQPGEHIVPPQLQQNHEQSQAVAQHMLPPQFEGHAPQFHLQVPPPSTQTFLVPNAQSPQHPQQHPIPPGGEVQHQQEGAVDQGPQPQPVPPPQIVPPPAAQMPNSMNVLTSIPPPNQAPPPQNAPWLYQAQQPQQMLQSQGQLQVQMPPANMPLHNVPPPQVHAQIQYHAQHMQYQNGHMTPQVHYTVQPPPQQFEQKPDSPEQKSHGVKRRFSDVETNPEASPYQCGPLPAQRHGTGEGDRQQQVLHGPSPTTAGLPHGDRNKLLMPPPHPGNEQNTIGDSVNMHPGGGPPLPPPLPPQAPWQTHHVRVPWGRPPPMPRDDHQGGCPTLPPTNMPPPQIRPRGHIEGNRSPVQNAILEHPLNVEYNQMPPYTTKPPPYNSHPLMQSICNPPPPPPPHHQQRPQHPPQTVQHYQVPISQTYQPPTSCPPWMN
- the LOC143422186 gene encoding BTB/POZ domain-containing protein 1 isoform X1; the encoded protein is MSSEASSSEVPNVVSRLHNLRLGHEDDESQQNLNLAASGDSSPEPVRNIQPLGNVTLSRARRALNFVYDEDQSISLTARSGDASSSNGDNRPPTNAANTLHLEGRSQDAAALESTSTSAQTMVAHNWQGTKATMRERIVFLFNNEILSDVSFIVGRGAQKQRIPAHKLVLSSGSAVFDAMFNGTLATASSEIEVPDVEPAAFLAVLLFLYTDEIQIDPETVMTTLYTAKKYAVSALEKHCVDYLKNNLTSDNAFLLLTQARLFDEPQLAAVCLDTIDRFTTEALNADGFTDIDIDTLKIVLERDTLRVRESKIFQAVLRWSEAECIRHRLPVTPENQRYVLGSAFSLIRFPLMSKEEFTAGPAQSGLLNYSEVLSLFSYFILNPKPVVGFQTMPRCCMTGKEQTVCRFQHTKSRWGYNGTSDRIRFSVDRRIFLIGYGVYGSMHGPAIYEVLIELMHTASGKVIATNSTNFSCDGSKYTYRLMFKELAEILPNTIYTASATFKGPYSHYGTKGLKTVMVDSDSGNGKVKFEFSIEAGDNNGTSTDEGQIPELIFYT
- the LOC143422186 gene encoding BTB/POZ domain-containing protein 1 isoform X2, which codes for MSSEASSSEVPNVVSRLHNLRLGHEDDESQQNLNLAASGDSSPEPVRNIQPLGNVTLSRARRALNFVYDEDQSISLTARSGDASSSNGDKPPTNAANTLHLEGRSQDAAALESTSTSAQTMVAHNWQGTKATMRERIVFLFNNEILSDVSFIVGRGAQKQRIPAHKLVLSSGSAVFDAMFNGTLATASSEIEVPDVEPAAFLAVLLFLYTDEIQIDPETVMTTLYTAKKYAVSALEKHCVDYLKNNLTSDNAFLLLTQARLFDEPQLAAVCLDTIDRFTTEALNADGFTDIDIDTLKIVLERDTLRVRESKIFQAVLRWSEAECIRHRLPVTPENQRYVLGSAFSLIRFPLMSKEEFTAGPAQSGLLNYSEVLSLFSYFILNPKPVVGFQTMPRCCMTGKEQTVCRFQHTKSRWGYNGTSDRIRFSVDRRIFLIGYGVYGSMHGPAIYEVLIELMHTASGKVIATNSTNFSCDGSKYTYRLMFKELAEILPNTIYTASATFKGPYSHYGTKGLKTVMVDSDSGNGKVKFEFSIEAGDNNGTSTDEGQIPELIFYT
- the LOC143433533 gene encoding uncharacterized protein LOC143433533 isoform X1 produces the protein MAKGKLRGSDSNNKLTGSNATFKNGETYTSEFEINEIPPSARTLLTKGYTQDEINSYSGATVSTRGRFMTEQEKLRCPNERPLYLYIQGHTKHNVDLAIQKINEIIKTEHQSSLNRPSRFTNAPPPLMSLHSAVTSVEKICVGIENAPEGFDLRGRIIGAGGANLLYIRGETGANVTLRGRGSQFIDPVLGTESPEPLHLYIEHPKPEALQNAKQLAINLIQTMQSELQSYIQQQPPPVQSQQVIEQSQIQQTQFQTMNIGTLGQPNVVTIQHQDIIQHPQSSVVTLPATILTATVAGAPGSGITVPPPGVHIPSHSGPLVPPPQGQEIQTFMPPPPVGQVQLIGPPSTVSQVQYQIHPGQPLQIQGIQPGSQSSPQPVTQMYVMSQPPPQSPAQQNFITSSSAPVSGAVSYVYTQPNVQRPSTPPQGIIEAVNVNLQQPPPATPLNITQQPPPPLLHLHFPPPNFPPNQPPPPVPQTYQIQYQQVQAPASQSQTQFVLQPGEHIVPPQLQQNHEQSQAVAQHMLPPQFEGHAPQFHLQVPPPSTQTFLVPNAQSPQHPQQHPIPPGGEVQHQQEGAVDQGPQPQPVPPPQIVPPPAAQMPNSMNVLTSIPPPNQAPPPQNAPWLYQAQQPQQMLQSQGQLQVQMPPANMPLHNVPPPQVHAQIQYHAQHMQYQNGHMTPQVHYTVQPPPQQFEQKPDSPEQKSHGVKRRFSDVETNPEASPYQCGPLPAQRHGTGEGDRQQQVLHGPSPTTAGLPHGDRNKLLMPPPHPGEKRSLDQKSAGMSSGNEQNTIGDSVNMHPGGGPPLPPPLPPQAPWQTHHVRVPWGRPPPMPRDDHQGGCPTLPPTNMPPPQIRPRGHIEGNRSPVQNAILEHPLNVEYNQMPPYTTKPPPYNSHPLMQSICNPPPPPPPHHQQRPQHPPQTVQHYQVPISQTYQPPTSCPPWMN
- the LOC143433533 gene encoding uncharacterized protein LOC143433533 isoform X3; this encodes MAKGKLRGSDSNNKLTGSNATFKNGETYTSEFEINEIPPSARTLLTKGYTQDEINSYSGATVSTRGRFMTEQEKLRCPNERPLYLYIQGHTKHNVDLAIQKINEIIKTEHQSSLNRPSRFTNAPPPLMSLHSAVTSVEKICVGIENAPEGFDLRGRIIGAGGANLLYIRGETGANVTLRGRGSQFIDPVLGTESPEPLHLYIEHPKPEALQNAKQLAINLIQTMQSELQSYIQQQPPPVQSQQVIEQSQIQQNIIQHPQSSVVTLPATILTATVAGAPGSGITVPPPGVHIPSHSGPLVPPPQGQEIQTFMPPPPVGQVQLIGPPSTVSQVQYQIHPGQPLQIQGIQPGSQSSPQPVTQMYVMSQPPPQSPAQQNFITSSSAPVSGAVSYVYTQPNVQRPSTPPQGIIEAVNVNLQQPPPATPLNITQQPPPPLLHLHFPPPNFPPNQPPPPVPQTYQIQYQQVQAPASQSQTQFVLQPGEHIVPPQLQQNHEQSQAVAQHMLPPQFEGHAPQFHLQVPPPSTQTFLVPNAQSPQHPQQHPIPPGGEVQHQQEGAVDQGPQPQPVPPPQIVPPPAAQMPNSMNVLTSIPPPNQAPPPQNAPWLYQAQQPQQMLQSQGQLQVQMPPANMPLHNVPPPQVHAQIQYHAQHMQYQNGHMTPQVHYTVQPPPQQFEQKPDSPEQKSHGVKRRFSDVETNPEASPYQCGPLPAQRHGTGEGDRQQQVLHGPSPTTAGLPHGDRNKLLMPPPHPGEKRSLDQKSAGMSSGNEQNTIGDSVNMHPGGGPPLPPPLPPQAPWQTHHVRVPWGRPPPMPRDDHQGGCPTLPPTNMPPPQIRPRGHIEGNRSPVQNAILEHPLNVEYNQMPPYTTKPPPYNSHPLMQSICNPPPPPPPHHQQRPQHPPQTVQHYQVPISQTYQPPTSCPPWMN